The following are encoded together in the Argopecten irradians isolate NY chromosome 5, Ai_NY, whole genome shotgun sequence genome:
- the LOC138323905 gene encoding uncharacterized protein isoform X2 yields MATVSAASPVDLAELAKARRTEAMPKHSLFGSTLEIHNQKEMDQIQKIDISKAGKQPRRKGRFQLPDDFRSQLKEYKVVEATKEEIEKQKEEISKTKKAIENMEFNALNFEMDKINRVPQRAASSRSPLAMSDNALKMAKEMNRIGLNERNSYNWDKYGSKAPVHQYSLCGDILRPGMETVRREKTEYPAYVGHSERHRKAPTGTPRHASAGPAEPRSVVPLPPNIRHQFGSRVCDFLLSDEKKVEKTVNDQKLRRQRLLRPSKHLDIPDMDKELKPEYEMLGNAMRQNIFPGYTMNHKKSMTKLAYDDSVHLRRYPDPDQWRYQRDELSTWAEHNVLQTRMKKAWEAYFLETLAKKQQKAA; encoded by the exons ATGGCGACCGTATCAGCAGCGTCGCCAGTTGACCTGGCGGAGCTCGCCAAAGCTCGGCGGACGGAAGCCATGCCAAAGCACTCTCTGTTTGGGTCCACACTGGAGATACATAATCAGAAAGAAATGGACCAAATTCAGAAGATTGACATCTCAAAGGCTGGCAAACAGCCCCGCAGGAAAGGGCGATTCCAACTCCCCGACGACTTCCGGTCGCAACTGAAAG AGTATAAAGTGGTGGAAGCAACTaaagaagaaatagaaaaacAGAAGGAAGAGATTTCGAAGACAAAAAAGGCCATAGAAAACATGGAATTCAATGCCTTAAATTTCGAAATGGACAAAATTAATCGTGTGCCACAAAGAGCAGCTTCCAGTAGATCGCCACTAGCTATGTCGGACAAcgctttaaaaatggccaaggAAATGAATAGAATAGGATTAAACGAACGTAATAGTTATAATTGGGACAAATATGGAAGTAAAGCGCCTGTTCATCAATATAGTCTATGTGGGGACATTCTTCGTCCAGGAATGGAGACAGTAAGACGAGAAAAAACAGAATACCCAGCGTATGTAGGTCACAGTGAAAGACACCGGAAGGCTCCAACCGGAACTCCACGTCACGCTTCAGCGGGTCCAGCGGAACCTCGTAGCGTCGTGCCACTGCCTCCCAATATACGTCATCAATTCGGTAGTCGGGTTTGTGATTTTCTTTTATCGGATGAGAAAAAGGTCGAAAAAACTGTTAACGATCAGAAGTTGCGAAGACAGCGGCTATTGAGACCAAGCAAACATCTGGATATACCTGACATGGATAAAGAGCTAAAGCCAGAGTACGAAATGCTCGGAAATGCCATGCGTCAAAACATCTTTCCCGGTTACACTATGAACCACAAGAAAAGTATGACGAAGTTAGCCTACGATGACAGCGTGCATCTTAGGAGGTATCCCGATCCTGATCAATGGCGTTACCAACGAGACGAGCTCA GTACATGGGCAGAACATAACGTTCTACAAACGAGGATGAAAAAGGCTTGGGAAGCCTACTTTTTGGAGACACTTGCTAAGAAACAACAGAAAGCAGCATAG
- the LOC138323907 gene encoding thioredoxin, mitochondrial-like, with amino-acid sequence MASRFLTRMSARLGTQMKPWRTSNMTYAVLQRCTQNKILVTAPKSLSTTPARMCLVQPKFEAFNVQDTDDYKKRVIESNIPVVVDFHASWCGPCKLLGPRLESLISSKGGKIALAKVDVDDNTDLAIEYGVNSVPTVLGIKNGKVQDKFIGLQEDDILDSFIEKLIH; translated from the exons ATGGCAAGTCGTTTTCTCACTCGTATGTCAGCCAGACTTGGAACACAGATGAAACCATGGAGGACATCAAATATGACATATGCTGTCTTGCAAAGGtgtacacaaaataaaatccTGGTCACGGCACCAAAAAGTTTGTCAACAACACCAGCCAGAATGTGTTTAGTTCAACCTAAGTTTGAGGCGTTCAATGTTCAAGATACAGATGACTACAAGAAGAGAGTGATCGAAAGTAATATACCTGTGGTAGTGGACTTCCATGCATC ATGGTGCGGTCCATGTAAGCTGTTAGGTCCACGATTGGAATCTCTTATCTCAAGTAAAGGAGGAAAAATTGCCCTGGCCAAAGTTGACGTAGATGACAACACAGATTTAGCTATTGAATATGGG GTAAACAGTGTACCCACAGTTCTTGGGATAAAGAATGGAAAGGTTCAGGATAAGTTCATCGGCCTACAGGAGGACGATATTCTTGACTCTTTTATTGAGAAGTTAATCCACTAA
- the LOC138323905 gene encoding uncharacterized protein isoform X1: MATVSAASPVDLAELAKARRTEAMPKHSLFGSTLEIHNQKEMDQIQKIDISKAGKQPRRKGRFQLPDDFRSQLKEYKVVEATKEEIEKQKEEISKTKKAIENMEFNALNFEMDKINRVPQRAASSRSPLAMSDNALKMAKEMNRIGLNERNSYNWDKYGSKAPVHQYSLCGDILRPGMETVRREKTEYPAYVGHSERHRKAPTGTPRHASAGPAEPRSVVPLPPNIRHQFGSRVCDFLLSDEKKVEKTVNDQKLRRQRLLRPSKHLDIPDMDKELKPEYEMLGNAMRQNIFPGYTMNHKKSMTKLAYDDSVHLRRYPDPDQWRYQRDELSTWAEQNVLYERMRKSFREFLNSMPKAERNWEKGSAARPKPKTATEPPKPKPKPKKQPPKSKPEEPAFEEIVFKTPPITPPPPQPEKVTLAPKQERDQEFWDFYNKK; this comes from the exons ATGGCGACCGTATCAGCAGCGTCGCCAGTTGACCTGGCGGAGCTCGCCAAAGCTCGGCGGACGGAAGCCATGCCAAAGCACTCTCTGTTTGGGTCCACACTGGAGATACATAATCAGAAAGAAATGGACCAAATTCAGAAGATTGACATCTCAAAGGCTGGCAAACAGCCCCGCAGGAAAGGGCGATTCCAACTCCCCGACGACTTCCGGTCGCAACTGAAAG AGTATAAAGTGGTGGAAGCAACTaaagaagaaatagaaaaacAGAAGGAAGAGATTTCGAAGACAAAAAAGGCCATAGAAAACATGGAATTCAATGCCTTAAATTTCGAAATGGACAAAATTAATCGTGTGCCACAAAGAGCAGCTTCCAGTAGATCGCCACTAGCTATGTCGGACAAcgctttaaaaatggccaaggAAATGAATAGAATAGGATTAAACGAACGTAATAGTTATAATTGGGACAAATATGGAAGTAAAGCGCCTGTTCATCAATATAGTCTATGTGGGGACATTCTTCGTCCAGGAATGGAGACAGTAAGACGAGAAAAAACAGAATACCCAGCGTATGTAGGTCACAGTGAAAGACACCGGAAGGCTCCAACCGGAACTCCACGTCACGCTTCAGCGGGTCCAGCGGAACCTCGTAGCGTCGTGCCACTGCCTCCCAATATACGTCATCAATTCGGTAGTCGGGTTTGTGATTTTCTTTTATCGGATGAGAAAAAGGTCGAAAAAACTGTTAACGATCAGAAGTTGCGAAGACAGCGGCTATTGAGACCAAGCAAACATCTGGATATACCTGACATGGATAAAGAGCTAAAGCCAGAGTACGAAATGCTCGGAAATGCCATGCGTCAAAACATCTTTCCCGGTTACACTATGAACCACAAGAAAAGTATGACGAAGTTAGCCTACGATGACAGCGTGCATCTTAGGAGGTATCCCGATCCTGATCAATGGCGTTACCAACGAGACGAGCTCA GTACATGGGCGGAGCAAAATGTTCTGTATGAGAGGATGAGGAAATCGTTTCGGGAGTTCTTAAATTCTATGCCAAAAGCGGAGAGAAACTGGGAAAAGGGTTCCGCTGCGAGGCCAAAACCAAAAACTGCCACAGAACCGCCTAAGCCTAAACCAAAACCAAAGAAACAACCTCCAAAGTCTAAACCGGAAGAACCTGCGTTTGAGGAAATAGTTTTCAAAACACCGCCAATCACTCCGCCACCGCCTCAACCGGAAAAAGTGACACTGGCACCAAAACAGGAGAGAGACCAGGAATTCTGGGACTTTTATAATAAAAAGTGA